The DNA segment CCCATCCAATATTAGTCAGTATTATATCAATCTAACATTAACTCTATTCTTGTCATTTAGTATTCTATTTCCAGTAAAATCCCAGGAAAAAATCTCACAAAATGTAGATTCCAACGAATTGCCCATATCTTCTAAAAATATTACAAGTAAAAAATTAGTCCCACAAATATCAGAAGATATATTTATTACACAAACACCAACTCCAGATACAATTCAGATTTTTCCTAATTTTAACGAAATAGAGATTCCAGGAATACTCAATGCTCCAGAAATTCTCGAATCTGAGCCTAGAGACACCAACGAAGAAAATACCGACCAACTATTACCAAGACAAACTCAAGAAACAATTATTTTAAATGCCATTACTAATAGTTCTAATAGATATCCTTGGATTGTTAATCCCACAGACAATATAAAATTCTCATCTTCATTTAATCCCAATAATCATCAGAACTATACTGATTTCTCCATCAAATTTGCTGCTGAAGAACCGATAATTAATAAATTTAACTTTGCTCATTTTCCTGAACAAGAACAACTCTACTGGGTATTACCTGATAATCGGGTTGTCATTGAAACTCAGGGATGGCAGAGTAGAATATCTTATCAGGGTCAATCAACGGAGATTGAAAGAAGACAAACAGTCAAGTTAACTCAAAGACTCTGGGGAAAGCAAGCAGTTTGGGCGATTCCTCAAACTTTTCAGGAACTCACAGGAGAAATTGATGTTCAAAAATTCTATATTCAATCTATTGCCGCAGAGGCTATTAATCCTGAAGGAAATGCTGCATCTGCAATTATTATCAACAGTAATTTTTCTCAGGATAATTCCAATGAGAATTCGCTGACTCTACCTATTAATAATATTTTAAATTTATCTAATGCCTCCACTAACAGTTCCAGGGGTGGAGGAGCTTTATTTGAATATTTAGATATAGAAAATTCTCCCTTAATTTTACAAGCATTTCCTACTAATAATTTACAACCATTATTAGAAGATGGTCTGTTTGTAGGGGCAAAACTTTCTCAAGACACTTTAGAAAGATTAGGTATTTCTTGGGGTAATCCTTTAAATGGGGAAAATTCTGATTTTCAACCGGCAATTACATCTTTACCAGGAATCAAAATTGGTCAGTTAGGCAAATTCGATAATTGGGATTTGTTGAATATATTGGTAAATCCCTTTATTAGTGAAAAGGAACGCAAGTTATATTACCTGAATTCCTTATATTGGGTTTCTTTGGGTCAAAGAGAACCTCAACTTATTCGTAGCTCAGAGCAAACAGAAAGTTATAACTGGCATAAATTTGACTTTAGCCGTCCTCATAATCAGACTTTACTACAATACGATGCCGCAGAAAGCAAGGTAACTTATACTAATATTTTTAGCAATCCTGGTATTTCTTTATCTTTATCCAGCAATCAAACAAGAATAGATAAATTACAAACTGCTAATTCTACTATAGGAATGTTAATGGGAGGATTTTTTAAATTAATTAATCCTCAGATGTTATCACAAAGTTTAACGGAAGCAAAAGCCCGATTAGAGCGACAAGAGAATTTTGCACCGCTCAACTCGAAAGCAACGCCAGAAGAGAGAAGACAGATTAACGAACGACTTAACAGAACACTTTTATTGGGGAATCGTAGCAGTGCTTTAGAACAAATTTCTGGAACATTTACTTTTCCGAGTTTGATTACACCTAATAGTTCTAATCTTTTTCAAATTCGTACTGGTAATCACAAACGGGGAATTCAGTTTATTAACGGAAATAGTATTTGGAATGCAGGTAATACATACATTTCTCAAGTCCAACTTTCTAATAATCGTTTTGGCCCTTTATCATTTACGGGTGTACCCATTCCTGTAGACAAAACATCTGTTATTCCTAGTAATCGCTCATCGGCTGTACAGGTAAATTTGATTAGTCCTGATGGCCCACAATTTGTTCAAAACTTTAATTCAGTAGATATGATTGCCGTACCCATGAATGTGCGTTCGGTTGATATTGCCTTTGACCGTCTTGAACTGTCTCAATTAGGTCAAATTAATACCCAATTGCAAACTTTTAGTGGCTATTTATATTTACCTACTGTAGAAGCATTATGGGCAGGTTCTTTTGGTAAGTGGAATTACAGTATTAATTCCGGCATTTGGTTTAACTTAAATTCAGATTCGGCATTTCATATTGCCAACAATAATTTAGGTGTACCAGAGCCAAATATGGGTGTCTATGCTCATGGTTTATTAAATTTTATCAATACCCATGTGGAAGTTGATGCAGAGGGGCGAACTTTGGCAATTACTAACCATATTCCAGCTTTACGTTTTTCTTGGAATAGTGCAGCTAATTCTCCAAATCCTGCTTATTTGAATTTGAGCTATTATTTTTCTCGTCAAGATAGGAATTTAAATTATTCACTCAATTCAGGAATTTTATTTATTGATAATCAACGTAATTTGCCAGAGTTAGGATTCTTTCAGGGGAAATTTGCCCTAAAAACAGGCTTAGAGTTTAGCACTTTTGTAGAAATAAGTGATAATTTTTTCTACTCACTTGAAAGCCTTAAACACCTTAATTCTTATTGGTCTTTTGGGGCTTATCTACAAAATTTTAGAACTACTGACCAAGGAATTAGGAATCGAGTATATGATTTATTTTACGGGGTCATCATGAAAAATAATCTTGCCGATAATGGAGGCTTTTGGGAATCTCGTCTAGGGATTAGTGGTAATGGTTTGGAAGTTCGTTTTGAAGGAGGTTGGCAATTTTAAGATATAGTAATCCGGTTTGATTTCTGTAGCTTAAGACATCAATTACTCATAAAACTCCGACATCAAAAGACTTTCAAGCCTGTTCCCTGCTGTCTAAAATAAGAAATTAAAAAGGACACAATAATTTAGTGTCCCGTCCCGATTAAATAATTTAATGACCTACTGAGGATGTTTATACTTAACTGGATGAGCTGTGAATAAATCTTGGCAGTATATAACTAATCTAAACCATCTGAACCAACAGAAGCTCTCAAAATTGCGGTGTATTCATCTAGTGTGAGTGTACCGGATCTTAGTAAATCAATGACCGCACTTTGGATAGTACTCGCTCTTCCAGGGAGTACTACTGTTGGGCCAGTCAAGAGTGTTATTGTTGGGGTGGTGGTTCTAGTAATGGGATCATGAAGTATAGTGCCTGTAACTGTATACACACCGCCACCTTCAATACCAAACAAATATGTCCCTTCAGGAGCAATTTTCTCGGCAGCAACAGTGGTGACATAACCACTAGGAGTAACAAATGTGATTGAACCTGTTAAACCACCTTGTTCTGCTGTCAGGGTAATCAAGTCTTCAAGTATTTGTGCTGATGCTGGGGCAGATGCAAAGGTTATGCAGCCAATCAAACCTGCCAAGGATAGACCAGCTTTCCAAAAAACTGAAACAGACCTGGAACGTAAGTTCATATTAGGAAACCCTTTGTGATAAGAACTTGACCTTTGTTAGTTAGGGAGTTGTCTAGTGCAACTGGAAAGCGTCTGCTTGGTAATTTACTCAAATGATAGCTCTGAATCCACAACAGATATCGGTGAATAGATTGCAACTTTGGTAGAGGCAATAGGAAGTAGTATCAATAATTGTCAGTATTGGTGGCAATATACTGCCAAAAATGGTTTACCTTTCCAAAAAAATCATCCCGGTTGATTAATTACCGATGTTGGCATAGGTGTGGAATGTGGGGTTAAATATTCTCAAAAAAAGTTAATATTACTTATAGAAACATCAAAAAAGTTACAACAATTATTACTTTTTGAAGTTATAAATCTATTTGTAAAATATCATTTATATCTGTTGTGAAAACTACTCTTTCAGTTAGACTCTAAAAATAGAACGCAAGCAATTATTCTTTTTTATGAATGCTATTTCGACAGTTGAATTCAAGCGGCCAAATTGGCAAACAGCGATCGTTTTCGCCTTGGGCTTTTGGTTGAGTGCTAGCCTAGTTTTAGATTGGGTAATTATGCCTAGCCTTTACCTTTCTGGCATGATGAGTCAAACAAGCTTTACTACAGCAGGCTATGCGATTTTCTGGAATTTTAATCGCATGGAATTATTATCTGCGGCTGTAGTATTGACTGGTGTACTGGCTTTGAGCAAAACCAAATCTCGCTGGAATCCGAGCCTTATTGTTTTTGCAGTTGTGCTGCTTGCTATTACACTGCTGGATACCTATTTTTTCACTCCGCAAATGTGCGCTGTAGGAACTCATCTCAACTTATTTACCACAGCATCTGCAATTCCAACACAGATGAATTTATTACACAGTGGTTATTTTGTATTAGAAGCAGTCAAATTGTTGGCAGGTGGAACACTTTTAAACTGGTGCTGGCGAGAACAAGTTTAGCTAGAATATGCCTAATCTTCAATTGCATCCAAAAACACAAAGAGGCTAAGTATATCTCAGCTTTTTTGTGTTTTTTCAGATTATTCAGCATCGGGTGATGCTTCACCGTTAAATAACAGCAAACGTGCAGCCAGGATAGCAAATCCTACAGCCGCGATCGCTTTTAATAAGCGCGTAGGTAAGAATTCTGCTACAGCACCCCCGGCTAATGCTCCCAAAAAGCTGGTTAGCAATAGTGCGCCAGCCGTGCCAAAAAATACTGCCCGCCGAGACTGAGAACGTCCTGAAAGTGCGATCGCGGCTAATTGGCTTTTGTCGCCTAATTCTGAGAGAAAAACTGTAATAAAGCTGAGTCCTAAAAGATGCCAATCCATATGTTTGGGGGAGTGGGGAGTGGGGAGTGGGGAGTGTCAAGAAGTAAATATTACGTCCCAAAACAACATCAGGGAAATTAGCAATAACATCATCCCTGCTGATGTATTTACAGTTTTCGGACTGAGACGATTGGCCATCCAACCACCTAAAAGCACGCCTAACAAGCTAGTGGTGATCAGCGCCGCCCCAGATCCGATAAACACTACCCACGGTGCATGAGATTCTGCACTCATTAATAAGGTGGATAGTTGAGTTTTATCTCCAATTTCTGCGAGAAATATGGTAATGAAAGTAGTACCGAAAATTGCCGCTACTGATTCCTGCTTTTTTTGACTATCGGTAACTACAGGCTGAAGTGGCTCAATGATTGCAGCCGTTAAGTTAGATTCGTTGCAGTCTTTTATTTCTGGTTGGTTTTCAGTCTCAGATGTGACCGAAGAAATTACAGGTACAGAGTCAAATTTCACAGGCAGTAGTTCTAATTACTAGGTTTCTTTCATATTGTTCTCATTTTCTCAGATTGTTGTCATAAATTGCAACCCTATTGCCCACAATGCCATAAATTAAAAACCAATGGCTTTG comes from the Nodularia sp. NIES-3585 genome and includes:
- a CDS encoding TMEM165/GDT1 family protein; translation: MDWHLLGLSFITVFLSELGDKSQLAAIALSGRSQSRRAVFFGTAGALLLTSFLGALAGGAVAEFLPTRLLKAIAAVGFAILAARLLLFNGEASPDAE
- a CDS encoding TMEM165/GDT1 family protein, coding for MKFDSVPVISSVTSETENQPEIKDCNESNLTAAIIEPLQPVVTDSQKKQESVAAIFGTTFITIFLAEIGDKTQLSTLLMSAESHAPWVVFIGSGAALITTSLLGVLLGGWMANRLSPKTVNTSAGMMLLLISLMLFWDVIFTS